The Arachis hypogaea cultivar Tifrunner chromosome 19, arahy.Tifrunner.gnm2.J5K5, whole genome shotgun sequence genome has a window encoding:
- the LOC140182142 gene encoding uncharacterized protein produces the protein MREHDDSIIHKSRRLFQQFVVDSFSMIESQRLYEIRKKQSTIRGEVLQGIEEAMRCGDTEASSIGTRVILPSSFTGGKRYMFNNCQDAMAICKHFGYPDLFLTLTCNPNWPEFQRYTNRDQVPIANRPDIACRVFHANMKCLLNDLKNGVFFGPLNAGMYTIEFQKRGLSHAHILLWLDGRNRLQNIKIVDELICAELSNPMKFPHLYSVFVNYTSFDEDGYPIYKRRDIGVTVKSHGVDLDNRFVVPYNPLLLMKYQAHINLEFCNKSNVIKYLFKYINKGPDRVIATISHSTETTHSFEVVDEIKQYYDCRYLSPCESMWKTFAYEIHHRWPPMQRLTFHLPNQQHVVFDDHDTIGSVLIRNRDLMTMFTA, from the exons ATGAGAGAGCATGATGATAGCATTATTCATAAGTCTAGAAGATTGTTCCAACAGTTTGTTGTTGATTCATTCTCTATGATTGAGTCACAGAGGCTTTATGAAATCAGGAAAAAACAGAGCACAATTAGAGGAGAAGTCTTACAAGGTATTGAAGAAGCTATGCGATGCGGTGATACTGAAGCATCATCAATTGGTACTCGAGTGATTTTGCCTTCTTCCTTCACTGGTGGTAAACGTTACATGTTTAATAATTGCCAAGATGCTATGGCTATTTGTAAACATTTTGGGTATCCAGATCTATTTCTTACCCTTACTTGCAATCCAAACTGGCCTGAGTTTCAAAGATATACTAATCGTGATCAAGTTCCAATTGCTAATCGGCCAGACATTGCTTGCCGAGTCTTTCATGCTAATATGAAGTGTCTTCTTAATGATCTTAAGAATGGTGTTTTTTTTGGTCCTCTTAATGCAG gtATGTATACAATTGAGTTTCAAAAAAGAGGTTTGTCACATGCACATATTCTACTTTGGCTTGATGGAAGGAATAGATTGcagaatattaaaattgttgatGAGTTGATTTGTGCAGAACTTTCTAATCCTATGAAGTTTCCACATTTGTATAGTGTG TTTGTTAATTATACGAGTTTTGATGAAGATGGTTATCCTATTTACAAGCGTCGAGATATTGGTGTTACAGTTAAAAGTCATGGTGTTGATCTTGATAATAGATTTGTTGTTCCATATAATCCATTATTGTTGATGAAGTACCAGGCTCATATCAATTTGGAATTTTGCAACAAGTCAAATGTTATAAAGTATCTTTTCAAGTACATTAACAAGGGTCCAGATCGTGTAATTGCAACCATTAGTCATTCAACTGAGACAACTCATTCTTTTGAAGTGGTTGATGAGATCAAACAGTATTATGATTGTCGGTATCTTTCACCTTGTGAATCAATGTGGAAAACTTTTGCATATGAAATTCATCATAGATGGCCACCTATGCAAAGACTCACATTTCATTTACCTAATCAGCAGCATGTTGTGTTCGATGATCATGATACTATTGGCTCTGTTTTAATAAGAAATAGAGATTTGATGACAATGTTTACTGCTTGA